GGTGGATTGAGCTTTGAGATTGCTTCATATATGTCAATCGGTTGCATAAAGGTTATGCTCCTTCCAATTTGGTTCAAGGTATTAGTCATTATTAATTAGTTCATCTATATTGCGTCAAGAGCTGTACTGTTGGCCACTACTGTACTGCCGATACCGTTAGTAAAGCCTGCTCTAAGTTATCGTAAACAATATTGCCCACGACGATCGTGTCGCTGACAGCTGCCGCTTGAGTAGCCGTAGCATAATCTGTAATTCCTCCACCATATACGAGCTGGGCATGGTTGAGCTTATGCTTCACCGCTCTTACGAGCTCCATGTCACCAAATATTCCACTATATTCCAAGTAAACAACAGACAATGACATCAGCTTATCTGCAATTTGCGCAAAGGCTGCCGCACCAGAAACATCCAGCGACGTATTAGCTTGCGTAAGGCGAGCTACAGCTGAATTTGGATTCAGAACAATATAACCTTCCGTTACAAGAAGCTCCCACGGGATCATATAACCATAACGATCAATCGCTTGCTGCTGATGACCTACAATCCAAGCGGGATCGGAACTATTCAGTACCATCGGAATCATATAAAGATCAAATCCAGGCACAATCGCTTCCATATCAGATACTTCTTGCACACATGGCAGTTCGTAGCGCCTTATACGCGACAAAAGATCTACCGTATTCTCAAAAGTTACACCTGTCGAGCCACCCACCATAATTGCATCCGTCCCCGACAGACATACCGCATCCAGATTCTGATCATCGATTTCACGTTCTGGATCAAGCTTAAAAACATGCTTCCATGATTTCATCATTTGTTTCAAATCTTCAACCCTCCACGTGTCATCATAAAGCTCTAAATCTAGTCTATGACAGCAAGGGAGCAGTGTCAATTTTTGTTCGCCTTAAATACGAACAAAATAAACATAATAATGTACTAGATAAATCCTCTTATGTATTATCCCTTCCTTAACTACTCTATATTACTAAAGCTATGTGAAGAAATCGTTTGATCCCCCTACAAATTTACAAGTTGTAATAACAATATAAAGAACCCGAACGTAGCAACATGAAATATGCTTTCGTTCAGGTTCTTTGTATAAATAATTATAATAGGCGGGATACCCACTGCTTGCTACGATAGGGAATAGGCATCCTTAATTTATAATGTTGCGGCGGGTATCAAGAGTGTGTAGCTGTTTGAATAACAACCCTATCCTTTAATCCTCTGGTAAGTCTCTTCATCGGATACAATATACAATCTCGCATCCTTAGGAATAGGCTCGTTAAGCTTACGGTTGATGCTAAGGTCGCTGCGGTCAGACAATAGAGTAGCCCCCTGACGAAGCAGACCCTGAAAGGCATCTCCATATGTCTCCCACGTACTATTAAGTGGTATTTCATAGATATCGTCTCCATACTGACGGCTCAGCAGCTGTGTAATAACCTCAGAGTTCCCCTCCTGCAGAGCGGATCGTACGGCTAGTCTGGAGATGGCATCATGCGACAGTACGAACTCGTTCACATGAACGTGTCGGAAGTTCTGAATGTTCTTCTCCTGCATAATTTCTACAGTCGTATGTACTTGCGGCGCGATACGCTCAATGCTAGAGGCGATCAGCAGCGATTTACCGTCGATCAGCGATGTTTCATCAATGCGCGTGTCCCCGAATACAATCGCGGCTTTTGCCCCATAAATATTAGCCTTAAGAAGAATCTCATCACTCGAAGCATCGCCGCTAATAAAATGGACCTGATCCATATGCTCCAGCGGATGGCTTCCCGTCTCATCAATGATTACGATATGGCATTTGGGTGAATAACACAGAACCTCATCTACAGCAGCCTGTGCTTTCTTACTCCAATTAATCAGTATGACATGATCCCCACCACGAAAGCTCAATGTTCCCGCCCCCCTCCTTCTTTGCAACTCTGCGATAGAGTCAATGACCTTACCGATGACCAAACTCAACAGGCCGATGCCAAAGATATATAGAAATATAGTAAATGCCTTGCCGATTGCCGTAGCTGCAAAGTAATCACCATACCCGACCGTAGCCATCGTTGTCATGACCCAGTAAAATGCATTAAACCAGTTGTCAAAGGTGTTTGGCTCCAATAAATACGCGATGGTTGCACTTACAACAATAAAGATTAGGATAATCAGCCCGATGGCCCTTTTCCTTAAGCGCATCATCTTCGTGGATATCCTGAGAATAAAATGCATCTGCCCACCCCTTCTCCTTATCCAATAAAGCAGCCGCTTGAGATGGGTTAACTCGAGCGGCCGAAATTATCCTTGTTGAATATGCAATGAACTAAATAATAAGACTACTGACGGCAAATGCCGTCCCGATAAACACCATGCAGAGCATAATACCTACAGCTACATTACCCTTTTGTAGGTGATCCGAAATTTTAAACCCAGGGGTTACTAATTCGAAGATCCAGTAAGCTGCTATCAGGCATAGATAACCTACCGCAAACCAGAGCATCATAAACCATATAGATGTATTCGTATAAGCCGCTATTCCCAGAATGATGGCTGTGGCTACAAACTTGCCGCCAAGAGCCAGAGCTACTGCTACATTCCCCTTCTTCAGTTCCTCCATATCCTTGAACGGAGTCATCCAGCTAAATATAACCATACCTAATAATTGAAGAAGAATGATAACAAGAACACTTATTACTAAATTAACAACGATTATCAATTAGCCCACCCCCTAAATTTCGCATAGGCCGAATCATAATCGGCAAAATCATGTACTTCTTCCAATACCACAGATGTGGTCTTCTGTTTCTCCAATGCCGTATAGCGCTTATCGTCAATCGGCTGCTTGATCCGGTTCCCAGAAGGTAGCTCAATCACGGCAAAGTTTCTCGTCTTACCCTTAAACTTAGTCTTATATACACCCACAAGATCAACATCCGTTGTTACCGACACTTTGAGATTCGTTAGATCTTCTACAGCCGTTTTCTGATCTTTATAAGATTTGATAGGGGTCCAAGAGGACAAACGGATTTCGTTACGCTTATCCTCATCTGTTATTAGCTCGGCATCCATAAACTTCAAAATCCAAATTTTGTCACCTGTTGCATAGTTACCGTCATTGGGCAGGAGTTCGTTATCGGGCAATATCGTCATATCGCTACCGATCAAATCCCCCACTGTACTCTCTACAACACGGTAATCCCAAGGTACTCGCGATTCTGTGGTTTCTGCAATAGTCTCTACAGTGGAATCCGTATGGAATACACTATCCTGATTACCAGAGCATGCACTTAACAAAAGTACCATCAAAAACATAAGACATACGGTTACTCCGATCCTCGATGTTCGTGCTAATGCATAGACTCCCATTTCTCTTTCCATCTTCATACGCAATTATCTCACTCCCAACGCGATAAAATGACTGGTATTGCCTGTAATCGGTCCACCTGCCCGCCCGAGCAGCCCACAAGGCTTCCCATTAATGACGAACATGCCGGTCAACAGATGAAGTTCACCTTCCGCTGTGTTTATCCGGGCTAATTCGGCTCTTTTTTGATAAACAGAGGGAAATAACACACTGCTATCGAAGCCGTCCTCATCCTGAAGCTCCAGTGTACCGCTATCATCAAATAGACGCACAGAACCCCCCTCACGGCCAAATACTGATTTGGACACAAAGTTCCCGGAAAACACCGGCTTGTTATACGTAGGTAAAATGTAATTTTCAATGGCCCTACGCTCTTCTTCATTAAAGTGAAGGCCCAGCTCGTACATCCCCCATACCGCTGCCATGAGTCCCTTGGATTGCAACAATATACTGTGTGGTGAATTAAAGAGCTGCAGATTACCGGTCTCAACCGCATAAGCTAGCGCATCGCCACCTTCGTCAACCGCCATCCATTCTTTGGGGTACAGGGCGAACATGCGCTTAATAATACGTCCCTCACCATCTTTCACGACACCGTTATCAATGGATAAGTGGAGGCAATCCACACATTGAATATGGAGGCCGCTGTGCCTTACAAGCGCTTCAATCGTGCCGGAGTCTTCCTGATGAGATCCGTATGCAATACAGGCCACTGTATCCGGCTGCTCCTCCTGCCACGCCGCTGCGAGAAGCTCCTTCATCGCGGTATTAGGGCTGGATATGCCTGCCTGTTCACATATCCAAGGGGTAGCAATTGAAGCTTCTACATAACCAGTAGGCGTATCTGCATTCAGCTCCAGCAGCTTAATCGTACCGTCATCAGCCACGGCGTAATCGAAGCGGGCATAACGGCTGATTAATCCCTGTGCAGATAGAGGACATTGGTCAAGCATCTCCCACAAGAGCGGCGGGATGCCGATCAAATCATATAAATCATGCCTACGATGAACATAACGGACAGCTTTGTCGAGTATATGCCAGAGCTTACAGGAGGCCTCTTCAAGCTCCTTGTAGGTCTCGCTGCGCATAACTGCAACTGCATCCAACCAGTATTCCTCACCCTCCAGGTCTGCCCAGGTAAATCCTAGCTCATGCAACTGCTCTACGCGGGGTGCTCGTTCAAGAGCGGATTGATCTAGAAACTCAAATACACTCTGACTATGGATCATCCGCCAAAACCACTCTTGCTTGAGCTTGACCTCGATGAGGATACAGATCCAGAGCTCGAGGAGCTCAGACCGCTGGACTTGCCCCCGATACTTCCGGCCTTCGAGGAAGTAGATCTTCTTGTAATGGAACCACTGGATGAGGTCGATGTTCTCGGTTTGACCACAGAGCCTGGAACGGTCTTATTCTGGAACTTATCGTTACTATAAGTACTGGGCTTATACGTATTCTTGGTCCCTGCATAATAGGTTGGACGGTCGTTGTGCCACCCTCTTGATGAGTAATTGGAGCCACTGTTAAATAGCATGTGGTACAATAACAAATCATCCCAGCCAAAGCCTGAATTATTACCGCCGTAGTTGTTCACTACAGTCGTTCCATTAGAGGTCACTGCCCCTTGTTCCTGCTGCACGACCTCTTTCGTTCCTTCATCTGGATATGGAATGTTCCAGTCTACATTTTTGTCAAAATACGCTTTGACCTCTTCTGTAGACCAAGACACGAGCTGAGGCTCTTCCCCAGAGGTACTGGTACCGCCACTTGCACCTGCAGCACTCGGAACAAATAGTGCATTAGCCAGCAAGGCTAGACCGAGCGAGGTAGACAATATACGAATCGGCTTTCCTTCTGGGGTAAACAATTTCGATACAGCTAATTCTTTAGCATTTTCATCTTTAGCCACCACAAGCTCCTCCTCCCCTGTCATTTATCATTCGCTACGCATAGGAACAAGCAGAAGCTCCAGCTTCCCTTCGTCCACATTCAGCCGCCCCTCAACAGTCTCATATTCCTGGCTACCAACCACAAGATAATTGACATGCTCTAATGCCGCAATCATATTCATGCTCCACGTACGCTCCTCAATAACACGCAGCACGCCTTCCGGCATTTTCTCAAACAAGATGACACTCATTCCATTGTCCACTATGATTCTTCCTCCCTCATAACCATCATGCTTCTGATACGGCATTAGCATCTTTACGTTTCATAACGATAAAGGTGCATAATAAAGAATACTAAATTGTCACATCCCCACATTTAATTTATGTAGAAAGGTAACCATTAGCAAGCTAGTGGTTTAACATTCCAAAGTAACGCTACATTTTCACAATCTACTTCCATGGTAGTGTTTTTAGTTTATTTAAGATAGAAGGTTATTTTGTATAAATTTGTAACTCCAAGTCATGTAGTGTCATGAGTTGTCGAATAATATTTTTTATGTCAACCCGTTGATTAACTTAAATACTTTCCGGGATACTTAGTGTCGACAAATAAAGGATGACTCCTGAGGAATACAACGACCTTTTGACAGCATAAATAGAACAGTAAGAGCCCTCTTATATAGGCGGCTCTTTACTGTTCTTACATTTTGTTGAATTTCAGATTTAATTATGTGTGACAACGGCCCCAGAACCACCATACATGTCCAATTCACCCTCAAGCTCTAGCTTAAGAACGGTAACATGCTCATGTGCATCTTCAGGTGTCATATGAATCCATGTGGTTCCAGGAATGTTGAACCAGGGTACGCCGCCATGAATTTCATGTGTAAGTTCTTTGCCGGTATGAAGCACTGTAATTTTATTGATTTTATTCGATAATCCTTTGAGACATACACACTCTTTGGGATCGTCATATACGAGGAGGTACAGGGTCTTTTTGTCCTTAGAAATCGTGCTACCGCCTAAGTAGTAACGTGGCAAAATCCCTTCATCCGTTTCGAACACCGCTTCTTCATGCGTTCTAATCCATTGGCCAAGTCCTAACAGAATAGCTTCTTCTCTAGGATCTACCGTGCCATCTTCCATAGGCCCGATATCGAGCAACATGTTCCCCCCCAAGGTGATACAATCACAGAACATCCGAATGATCTGTTTCAATGACTTGTATTTGTTGTCCGTTGGCACATATCCCCAAGAGCTATTGATGGTTGTACAGAATTCCCATGGGCCCTCGGGTCTTGTGATCGGAATGCCTTGCTCGGGTGTTTTGTAATCGCCATGACCTTGCAGACGTGAGTTGATGATAATGTCTGAGTTGAATGATTGTAAGTATTGCTTGAAGGCAGGTAGATTCCACTGCTCAGCACTTCTCTCCCAATCACCGTCGAACCATAAGAGATCTACTTTACCATAGTTGGTTAGAATCTCTTGTAACTGATTGTTGTTGAATTCGAGAAATTTCTTCCATCTCTCTTCGTCTTGAACGCCATCTGTAGGCTCTGAGAATTTATTAACTTTGCTTAAATCCTCAGGGACGATACCATCTTGATAGACACTTGGATAGTCTGGGTGTGACCAGTCGATCAGAGAGTAGTACATTCCAAGATGAATCCCTCTACTCGTAATCGCTTCGGCATATTCTTTAATGATGTCCCGTCTAGCAGGGGTCTTCTTCACTACATTTAAGTCGCTATATTGCGTATCCCATAAGGCTACTCCATCATGATGTTTTGTTGTAAGAACAGCGTATTTCGCACCAGACTTTTCAATGAGATCTGCCCATGTGTCAGCATTGAATTTCGAGGCTGTAAAGCCGTCTAATTGTTTCATATAATCTTCATATGAGATCCCACCATTAAAGAATGACCACGATTCAGAGATCCCGTTTACTGCATAAATACCATAGTGAATAAAAATTCCCAACTTCGCCTTTTCAAACCACTTGTCCATGTGTCATCCCGCCCCCTTAATCTTGCCTATCGTATCAAAGTCCTTTATGCATGGTATCGAGCAACCGATGTGTCTTGTCGCAGCCGTACTCCCAGAACATCATTCCAGCCAAATTATTATTCTTAACATAGTCGCATTTGTGCCGAAGCGATTCTTCGTCATCGTAAGATATGAAGCTAGTGCCATTAAAGAGGTACGGTGCCTTCGCTTCCTCATCCCAATAACGGGTATACCCGTTACTATTGATGTAATTGGCGCTAAGGTCCGTGAAATCCGGTCCATATCCTCCCGTACTTCCAGCCATTTGATGGAGACCGTGATTAATATCAGGAACCTGTTGCCATATACGGGAGTAGAATGCCACTCCGATCACGATTTTCTCCCTAGGAACACCTGCACGGATAAACATATTGATAGAAGATTCCGTGCTAATACGGAATAGATCCCCTGATGGTGTATACAAGTTCGTATGGTGGCCCGTCAGAATCTGAAAACCTCCACGCATATCGTATGTCATCACCTGCACAAAATCTAAATACTGCTGTACTTGATCCATCTCCGTGCCGTCTACATAATACTGATCGGCTCCTGCGGCGATCGTAAGTAAATAATGCCGTCCGTCCTGCACCCCTTTACGATCCAACACATCCCGCATAGTCTTTAGTAGTAACGTAAAGTTACTCTTATCGTCAGGGCTTGATTGAATGCCCGCTTCTCCATAACAAGGATATTCCCAATCCAGGTCAATTCCATCGAATGGATAGTCAGTCAATACCCGAACAGCCGAATTGGCCATTGCGCTTCTTCCCTCTTCGGAAGCAGCAGCTTCAGAGAATCCGCCAGCACTCCATCCTCCGACAGACAATATCACGTTTAGTTCGGGATGTTCACCTTTTATACTCTGCAGGACATCCATATGCTTCATATGATCCGTACGGATCTCATCATTCTGAACATGTCCAAATGCTACATTCAAATGGGTCAATTTCACCAAGTCCTCCTGAGTCAAATCGGGAAGCTTGGAATCAACAACATAACCAGCCACAATATATTTCTGTTTCACTCGTCTCGTTCACTCCTGTTCATATTATGGTTTCCATATTCCAGAAAGGACCTGTAGAGCTTCTTTACCAATTCCCAGCTTATACCCCGACTCCGTATATCGAATGCGGTCTTGTTCGTCCAATACGTAGACGTGTGGGAAGCTATCTTCCCTCTCCGCAAGCTGTGACATAAAGCCCTGTAGTGAATCATATACGGAATCCCGGACAATCATGCTACCAGACGGCAGACTCGGATATCCGGAAGGATCGAACGATGCGGTCCATTTATCATCGCCGACCACG
The nucleotide sequence above comes from Paenibacillus sp. IHBB 10380. Encoded proteins:
- a CDS encoding heptaprenylglyceryl phosphate synthase, with the protein product MMKSWKHVFKLDPEREIDDQNLDAVCLSGTDAIMVGGSTGVTFENTVDLLSRIRRYELPCVQEVSDMEAIVPGFDLYMIPMVLNSSDPAWIVGHQQQAIDRYGYMIPWELLVTEGYIVLNPNSAVARLTQANTSLDVSGAAAFAQIADKLMSLSVVYLEYSGIFGDMELVRAVKHKLNHAQLVYGGGITDYATATQAAAVSDTIVVGNIVYDNLEQALLTVSAVQ
- a CDS encoding TrkA-related ion transporter gives rise to the protein MQRRRGAGTLSFRGGDHVILINWSKKAQAAVDEVLCYSPKCHIVIIDETGSHPLEHMDQVHFISGDASSDEILLKANIYGAKAAIVFGDTRIDETSLIDGKSLLIASSIERIAPQVHTTVEIMQEKNIQNFRHVHVNEFVLSHDAISRLAVRSALQEGNSEVITQLLSRQYGDDIYEIPLNSTWETYGDAFQGLLRQGATLLSDRSDLSINRKLNEPIPKDARLYIVSDEETYQRIKG
- a CDS encoding DUF350 domain-containing protein, which produces MIIVVNLVISVLVIILLQLLGMVIFSWMTPFKDMEELKKGNVAVALALGGKFVATAIILGIAAYTNTSIWFMMLWFAVGYLCLIAAYWIFELVTPGFKISDHLQKGNVAVGIMLCMVFIGTAFAVSSLII
- a CDS encoding glutathionylspermidine synthase family protein, with amino-acid sequence MIHSQSVFEFLDQSALERAPRVEQLHELGFTWADLEGEEYWLDAVAVMRSETYKELEEASCKLWHILDKAVRYVHRRHDLYDLIGIPPLLWEMLDQCPLSAQGLISRYARFDYAVADDGTIKLLELNADTPTGYVEASIATPWICEQAGISSPNTAMKELLAAAWQEEQPDTVACIAYGSHQEDSGTIEALVRHSGLHIQCVDCLHLSIDNGVVKDGEGRIIKRMFALYPKEWMAVDEGGDALAYAVETGNLQLFNSPHSILLQSKGLMAAVWGMYELGLHFNEEERRAIENYILPTYNKPVFSGNFVSKSVFGREGGSVRLFDDSGTLELQDEDGFDSSVLFPSVYQKRAELARINTAEGELHLLTGMFVINGKPCGLLGRAGGPITGNTSHFIALGVR
- a CDS encoding alpha-L-fucosidase encodes the protein MDKWFEKAKLGIFIHYGIYAVNGISESWSFFNGGISYEDYMKQLDGFTASKFNADTWADLIEKSGAKYAVLTTKHHDGVALWDTQYSDLNVVKKTPARRDIIKEYAEAITSRGIHLGMYYSLIDWSHPDYPSVYQDGIVPEDLSKVNKFSEPTDGVQDEERWKKFLEFNNNQLQEILTNYGKVDLLWFDGDWERSAEQWNLPAFKQYLQSFNSDIIINSRLQGHGDYKTPEQGIPITRPEGPWEFCTTINSSWGYVPTDNKYKSLKQIIRMFCDCITLGGNMLLDIGPMEDGTVDPREEAILLGLGQWIRTHEEAVFETDEGILPRYYLGGSTISKDKKTLYLLVYDDPKECVCLKGLSNKINKITVLHTGKELTHEIHGGVPWFNIPGTTWIHMTPEDAHEHVTVLKLELEGELDMYGGSGAVVTHN
- a CDS encoding glycoside hydrolase family 18 protein, yielding MKQKYIVAGYVVDSKLPDLTQEDLVKLTHLNVAFGHVQNDEIRTDHMKHMDVLQSIKGEHPELNVILSVGGWSAGGFSEAAASEEGRSAMANSAVRVLTDYPFDGIDLDWEYPCYGEAGIQSSPDDKSNFTLLLKTMRDVLDRKGVQDGRHYLLTIAAGADQYYVDGTEMDQVQQYLDFVQVMTYDMRGGFQILTGHHTNLYTPSGDLFRISTESSINMFIRAGVPREKIVIGVAFYSRIWQQVPDINHGLHQMAGSTGGYGPDFTDLSANYINSNGYTRYWDEEAKAPYLFNGTSFISYDDEESLRHKCDYVKNNNLAGMMFWEYGCDKTHRLLDTMHKGL